From a single Deinococcus radiotolerans genomic region:
- a CDS encoding NAD-dependent malic enzyme, with protein MPKSLPVSRYYDVQRDESGQRFIRVNVTGLALLQNPLLNKTTAFTPQERRELDLEGLVPPHTSTFEEQKERTYLRYLKCNSDLEKHEYLRALQDRNEVLFYAILEDHLEEMLPIIYTPTVGEAVRNYSSNYRYPRGFTVSTGDIDRVDDMLENVTVNDVRMIVATDSSAILGIGDQGFGGMAISIGKLSLYTAAGGVGPDKTLPVELDVGTNRQDLIDDPLYLGVHHQRLTGAEYDEFLDAFVEAVSHRYPKAIIQWEDFSRGTAFRVLERYRRVVPSFNDDIQGTGAMALAGLMRAAQIKGERLEDQVFVIVGAGAAGIGVAMAIRQGLMTWGGLSFADANARVFVVDRHGLLMHGQPDLEEQQLSFVRRPEDLAGWTYEGEYPSMHDVLVNARATALLGFTGVPGLFRQESIEAMLVNTPRPIVFPLSNPSSHVEARPADVIHWTHGGAIVASGSPFPDVEYGGQRHPIGQGNNAFIFPGLGFGAIASRAREITDTMVMEAARTLAEFTAQYGERVYPPISDLRELSIQVAVNVALQSIRDGVCAERRIRNMTRDELEQVIRARAWEPRYLPLRKG; from the coding sequence ATGCCGAAATCTCTTCCCGTGTCCCGGTACTACGACGTGCAGCGCGATGAGTCCGGTCAGCGCTTCATCCGCGTGAACGTGACGGGCCTCGCCCTGCTGCAAAACCCCCTGCTGAACAAGACCACCGCGTTCACCCCGCAGGAGCGGCGCGAACTGGACCTCGAGGGCCTCGTGCCGCCCCACACCAGCACCTTCGAGGAGCAGAAGGAACGCACGTACCTGCGCTACCTGAAGTGCAACTCCGACCTGGAAAAACACGAGTACCTGCGCGCTCTGCAGGACCGCAACGAGGTACTGTTCTACGCGATCCTCGAAGATCACCTTGAGGAGATGCTGCCGATCATCTACACGCCCACCGTGGGCGAGGCGGTCCGGAACTACTCCAGCAACTACCGCTACCCGCGCGGGTTCACGGTCAGCACCGGCGACATCGACCGGGTGGACGACATGCTGGAGAACGTCACCGTGAACGACGTCCGCATGATCGTCGCGACCGACAGCAGCGCCATCCTGGGCATCGGCGACCAGGGCTTCGGGGGCATGGCGATCAGTATCGGCAAGCTGTCCCTGTACACCGCCGCCGGGGGCGTCGGCCCGGACAAGACCCTGCCCGTGGAACTGGACGTCGGCACGAACCGTCAGGACCTGATCGACGATCCGCTGTACCTGGGCGTGCACCACCAGCGCCTGACCGGTGCCGAGTACGACGAGTTCCTGGACGCGTTCGTAGAGGCCGTGTCGCACCGCTACCCGAAGGCGATCATCCAGTGGGAGGACTTCAGCCGCGGCACCGCCTTCCGCGTGCTGGAACGCTACCGCCGGGTGGTGCCCAGCTTCAACGACGACATCCAGGGCACGGGCGCCATGGCGCTGGCGGGCCTGATGCGCGCCGCGCAGATCAAGGGTGAGCGGCTGGAGGATCAGGTGTTCGTGATCGTCGGCGCGGGCGCCGCCGGGATCGGCGTGGCCATGGCGATCCGGCAGGGCCTGATGACCTGGGGCGGCCTGAGCTTTGCTGACGCGAACGCCCGCGTGTTCGTCGTGGACCGCCACGGCCTGCTCATGCACGGCCAGCCGGACCTGGAGGAACAGCAGCTGAGCTTCGTGCGCCGCCCCGAGGACCTCGCGGGCTGGACGTACGAGGGCGAGTATCCCAGCATGCACGACGTCCTCGTGAACGCGCGGGCCACGGCGCTGCTGGGCTTCACCGGCGTGCCCGGCCTGTTCCGCCAGGAGAGCATCGAGGCGATGCTGGTCAACACCCCACGTCCCATCGTGTTCCCGCTCAGCAACCCCAGCAGCCACGTCGAGGCCCGCCCCGCCGACGTGATCCACTGGACGCACGGCGGCGCCATCGTCGCGTCCGGCAGCCCCTTCCCGGACGTGGAGTACGGCGGGCAGCGCCACCCCATCGGGCAGGGCAACAACGCGTTCATCTTCCCGGGCCTGGGCTTCGGCGCGATCGCCAGCCGCGCCCGCGAGATCACCGACACCATGGTCATGGAAGCCGCCCGCACCCTGGCCGAATTCACCGCGCAATACGGCGAGCGCGTGTACCCCCCCATCAGCGACCTGCGCGAACTGAGCATCCAGGTGGCCGTGAACGTCGCCCTGCAATCCATCCGCGACGGCGTGTGCGCCGAACGCCGCATCCGCAACATGACCAGGGACGAACTCGAACAGGTCATCCGGGCCCGCGCCTGGGAACCCCGCTACCTGCCACTGCGGAAGGGGTGA
- a CDS encoding thioesterase family protein gives MHAIPEGFTQTLTVTVTDDMTVDFGELGRLHPVYATYWMAKHFEEAGRKIILPFLEAGEGGIGTQVDVTHTASALPGMTVTVTATFDRLEGRRIVARMRAVNELGDEIGFGSTTQMVLAQARIDAGFDTLRQRWAEKVKE, from the coding sequence ATGCACGCCATCCCGGAAGGCTTCACGCAGACCCTGACCGTGACCGTCACCGACGACATGACCGTCGACTTTGGCGAGCTGGGCCGCCTGCACCCCGTGTACGCCACGTACTGGATGGCCAAGCACTTCGAGGAGGCCGGGCGCAAGATCATCCTGCCCTTCCTGGAGGCCGGCGAGGGTGGCATCGGGACGCAGGTGGACGTCACCCACACGGCCAGCGCGCTGCCCGGCATGACCGTCACCGTGACCGCCACCTTCGACCGGCTGGAGGGCCGGCGCATCGTCGCCCGGATGCGCGCCGTGAACGAACTCGGCGACGAGATCGGATTTGGGAGCACCACCCAGATGGTCCTGGCGCAGGCGCGGATCGACGCCGGATTCGACACGCTGCGGCAGCGCTGGGCTGAGAAGGTCAAGGAGTGA
- a CDS encoding YihY/virulence factor BrkB family protein — MRLKPADLFTLLREAFLAFGQDKAPRLAAAIAYYAMFSIAPLLLLAVAVAGRFLTDSAVLDQLFGPAGLVSQNLGTDTAEFLRGLIKPDSLLKGSLVATIAAFVTLFMGATGLFVQVQDALNSMWGADPAPPQGIVNILWTRVKSFLMIIAIGLLLIVFLGLNTYLSAIAQRLGDTIGAGAFLVRLGTALLSTLFLAPVFAGVYKVLPDVKLQWHEVWVGGFFTSTLFTLGQLGIGLYLGQAAPGSAFGAAATLIVLLLWIYYSAMIFFFGAEVTWVYSQKFGTHAGGAANTAKKEALAAQGVDIDPTESAQERDAKNAAGRPAQDARGRVLGVQMPRLPRVLRQVPRRDEGRVLPTVRAALWNALTAVLAVPAVIVLRLLGITGGRRK, encoded by the coding sequence ATGAGGCTCAAGCCTGCTGACCTGTTCACCCTGCTGCGCGAGGCGTTCCTGGCCTTCGGGCAGGACAAGGCCCCGCGCCTGGCCGCCGCGATCGCGTACTACGCCATGTTCAGCATCGCGCCGCTGCTGCTGCTGGCCGTGGCGGTCGCCGGGCGGTTCCTGACCGACTCGGCGGTGCTGGATCAGCTGTTCGGCCCGGCGGGGCTGGTGTCGCAGAACCTGGGCACCGACACGGCCGAGTTCCTGCGCGGCCTGATCAAACCCGACAGCCTCCTGAAGGGGAGCCTCGTGGCGACCATCGCGGCGTTCGTGACGCTGTTCATGGGCGCCACGGGCCTGTTCGTGCAGGTGCAGGACGCCCTGAACTCCATGTGGGGCGCGGACCCGGCCCCGCCGCAGGGCATCGTGAACATCCTGTGGACGCGCGTGAAGTCCTTCCTGATGATTATCGCCATCGGGCTGCTGCTGATCGTGTTCTTGGGCCTGAACACGTACCTGTCCGCGATCGCGCAGCGGCTGGGCGACACCATCGGCGCGGGCGCGTTCCTGGTGCGGCTGGGCACGGCGCTGCTGTCCACGCTGTTCCTCGCGCCGGTCTTCGCGGGCGTGTACAAGGTGCTGCCCGACGTGAAACTCCAGTGGCACGAGGTGTGGGTGGGCGGCTTCTTCACGTCCACGCTGTTCACGCTGGGCCAGCTGGGCATCGGCCTGTACCTGGGTCAGGCGGCGCCCGGCAGCGCCTTCGGGGCCGCCGCGACCCTGATCGTGCTGCTGCTGTGGATTTACTACTCCGCGATGATCTTCTTCTTCGGCGCCGAGGTGACCTGGGTGTACTCGCAGAAGTTCGGCACGCACGCCGGGGGCGCCGCGAACACCGCGAAGAAGGAGGCGCTGGCCGCGCAGGGCGTGGACATCGACCCCACCGAGAGCGCCCAGGAACGCGACGCGAAAAACGCCGCCGGGCGGCCCGCGCAGGACGCGCGGGGCCGGGTGCTGGGCGTTCAGATGCCGAGGTTGCCGCGCGTGCTCAGGCAGGTGCCGCGCCGCGACGAGGGCCGCGTGCTCCCCACCGTCCGCGCCGCCCTCTGGAACGCCCTGACCGCCGTCCTCGCCGTGCCCGCTGTGATCGTGCTGCGACTGCTGGGCATCACGGGTGGCCGCCGGAAGTAA
- the hisA gene encoding 1-(5-phosphoribosyl)-5-[(5-phosphoribosylamino)methylideneamino]imidazole-4-carboxamide isomerase, whose translation MQEPLIIPCVDIQSGRAVRLFEGDPDRETVYFDAPLDAAQHWVGLGAGLVHLVDLDAATGRGENRAVIAQITQELGVPVEVGGGIRSREAAEELLRLGVDRVVIGTAAVKQPELVRDLIAAHGPERVVVSLDARGLEVATHGWAQGSGVMVADLTPTLADAGLETLIFTDVTRDGTLRGLNRDLMAQVRRLWTNTLIVGGGVANLDDVHLLREEHIEGAIVGRAIYEGTLPFPATLN comes from the coding sequence ATGCAAGAGCCGCTCATCATTCCCTGCGTGGACATCCAGTCCGGCCGCGCCGTGCGCCTGTTCGAGGGCGACCCGGACCGCGAGACCGTGTACTTCGACGCCCCCCTGGACGCCGCCCAGCACTGGGTTGGCCTGGGCGCGGGCCTCGTGCACCTCGTGGATCTGGACGCTGCCACCGGACGCGGCGAGAACCGCGCCGTGATCGCGCAGATCACGCAGGAACTGGGCGTGCCGGTCGAGGTGGGCGGCGGCATCCGCAGCCGCGAGGCCGCCGAGGAGCTGCTGCGCCTGGGCGTGGACCGCGTCGTGATCGGCACCGCCGCCGTGAAGCAGCCGGAACTCGTGCGGGACCTGATCGCCGCGCACGGCCCGGAACGCGTGGTCGTCAGCCTGGACGCGCGCGGGCTGGAGGTCGCCACGCACGGCTGGGCGCAGGGCAGCGGCGTGATGGTCGCCGACCTGACCCCCACCCTGGCCGACGCGGGCCTGGAGACGCTGATCTTCACGGACGTCACCCGCGACGGCACGCTGCGCGGCCTGAACCGCGACCTGATGGCCCAGGTCCGCCGTCTCTGGACGAACACGCTGATCGTGGGCGGCGGCGTCGCGAACCTCGACGACGTGCACCTGCTGCGCGAGGAGCACATCGAGGGGGCCATCGTGGGCCGCGCCATCTACGAGGGCACCCTGCCGTTCCCCGCGACGCTGAACTGA